CCGGTACGACGTGGTTCCCGGTGAGATGCCGATTGACCACACCGACGGCTGGGACGAAAAGCTGGACCTGCTGGTCCGCGAGCGGGTGCCGGTGGTCAGCTTCACCTTCGGTTGCCCGTCGCGGGCCGTGGTCGATCGCCTGCACGAGGCGGGCAGCACCGTTCTGGTCACCGTGACCAGCGCTGACGAAGCGCTGATCGCCTCCCGGGAAGGTGCCGACGCCGTCTGCGTCCAGGGCACGGAGGCGGGCGGGCATCGGGGCTCCTTTCTTCCGGTTCGTCCGGGGGCCGAGACGCCCGGTCTGCTGCCCCTGTTGGCGAGTGTGCGGGCGGCGGTTCCCGACATGGACATCGTTGCGGCCGGCGGCATCATGGACGGTGCCGGGATCGCTGCGGCACTGAGCGCCGGTGCCCGCGCCGCCCAATTGGGCACCGCATTTCTTCGTACGCCGGAGAGTGGTGCCCATCCCGCCTACAAGTCGGCGCTGGTGCGGCCCCCCGGGGACGGCACGGCGGTGACGTGGGCGTTCAGCGGCAGGCCGGCGCGAGGTCTGCGGAATAGGTTCATCGCCGAGTACGGCGCGCACGCACCGATGGCCTATCCGGACGTTCATTTCGTGACCGCGCCGATTCGCCGGGCCGCGACCCGGGCCGGTGACGTCGACGCGATGGCGCTGTGGGCGGGGCAGGGACACCGGCTGGCCCGCGATCTGCCCGCCGCCGTACTGGTCGAGACGTTGGTGGCCGAGGCCCGGCAGGCGGTGCGGTCGGTCGGTGACCGGCTCGAACCATCCGTCGCGGCCGAGCCGTGATCAGGCGGTGCCCGGCCGGCCGCTGATCATCTGGCTGTGGCCCCGGAATTCCGCGATGACGGTGCCGTCCGCGCGTCGTACGGTCACGTCGTAGAGGCCTGCCCGGCCGAACCTGGAACGTTCCACCGCCTCGGCCCACAGTTCGTCGCCCACGGCGGCGGGCCGTAGAAACGTCACCTGGGCGCCCTGCGCCACCGTCGTCGGACCGTGGGTGTTGCAGGCGAACGAGAACGCCGCGTCGGCGAGGAGGAACAGGTAACCGCCGTGCGCCATGCCGAATCCGTTGGTCATCGTCTCCGTCACCAGCATCCGGACCGTCGCGTGTCCGGGGCCGGCCACGTCGAGTTCGATGCCGAGGGACCGGCAGGTACGGTCGTTGCCGTGCAGTTCACGGGCCCGGAGCTGGGCGGTGGCTTCGTCGGTCCGTGGCGTGCTCCGGGTCGGGACGCTGGTGGCTCCATCGGCCATCGATGCACTCCTGTCGCTGCGCGGTGCGGATCCTGAGGGACGCGTCACGGGTGATGCCATTGCCGGAACGGATCGGTCCGTGGACGACATTAGCCTGTGGATCAGCGTCGACCGTCGCGGTGCCGCAGTCCGACAACGATCCAGAGTCGGATGTACGGCACCTATCACACTTGACAAGTGGGAGTACGGAGTTCTGCGGAGACAGGCATTTAGCTGGGCCTGAATCAATTAGCCGACGTAATGCACATGTGATGCAGATCACATCGACTGATGGTCGGGTCCGCCGGTCCGTGTGTGTCGAGCGATCCGAAGGAATCTGCTGGTCACCGGGTTCTTGGGGGAGGCTGGTCGGGCAACCACGGACGCCGCCGGGGGTCGAATCTCCCCTTCCGGTCGGCGGGTCGGTGTGTAAATGTGTAAGCGCCGACAGCAATCGCCGATCGAGCCTGTCCCGCTCGTCGTGCGACTGGAGCCGACACCCCGTCGGCCATTCACCCTCGAACGCTGGCAGGGGCCGAATCTTGACTCTCGACGCATCGTGGTACCAAAAGCTGGCCGACACCCCGTTCTCCGAGCGTGCGTCGGCCCTCGAGGCCCTCGTGGTCGCCGAGTTCAAGACGTGGTTGTTGATGGGCGACGCGGAGACGCTGCCGCTGGACGAGAGCTACTTCGAACTCGGGCTGACCTCGCTCGGCGCCACCGAGATCCAGCAGCTGCTGGTGGCCGGGTTCGGGCGGCCGATCGACGCGGTGAGCCTGTTCAACAACCCGACGGTCGGCCACCTGCTCGAGTACCTTCGCGCCGAGGTGTTGCGGGAGCTCTTCGTGCAGGGTGGAGCCGCGCCGATCCACGGCACGCCCGCGCCTGCCGAGCAGCGCTACCCAGGCATCTCGACGTCAAGTGACGCAGGTGTGACGACCAAGGACCTCGTCGACGACATTCTTGCAAAACTCTACAATTCCTGACCGCCGGATTTCGCGGTACCAATGGGGGATGGCGTGACCGAGCAGATTTCACACGTCCGTAATGACGATCTCGTCCGTGACCTGCTGATGGAGAAGTACGAGCCGATCGCCATCGTCGGCATGGGCCTACGCCTGCCTGGCGGCAACGAGACCCCCGAGGAGTTCGCTGATTTCCTCCGTTCCGGTCGAGCCGGCACCGGCCCGATCCCGAGTGACCGCTGGGACGTGGAAGGTCTCTACAGCGATGTCGACGGAGAAAAGGGCAAGGTGCTCACCGCCGGTGGCGGATTCGTGTCGGGCATCGACGAATTCGACCCGAGGTTTTTCAACATATCGCCCAAGGAAGCCGGCTACGTCGACCCGCAGCACCGGCTCGTCCTCGAGTGCGCCTGGAAAGCACTGGAGCACGCCAACATCGACCCGACGTCGCTACGGGACGGAAACGGCGGCGTCTACCTCGGCATCAGCTCGATGGACTACACCATCGAGGTGGACCGGCTGGATCCCACCGAACTGACCTCGCACATCGCCGCCGGCACCGCACACAGCGCCATGTCCGGGCGCCTGTCGTACTTCCTCGGCTGGCGCGGCCCGTGCATGAGCATCGACACCGCCTGCTCGTCGTCGCTGGTCGCCCTGCACGTCGCGGTGCAGGGCCTACGCCGGCGTGAGTGCGACATCGCGCTCGCCGGAGGGGTCAACGCGGTGCACCACCCGCGTAACCACGTCGTGTTTTCCCAGGCCAACATGCTGGCCGCCGACGGTCGCTGCAAGACGTTCGACGACAAGGCGGACGGATACAGCCGCAGCGAGGGCTGCGGTGTCATCGTCCTCAAGCGCCTTTCCGACGCCAAACGCGACGGTGACACGATTCTGGCGTTGGTCCGTGGCTCGTCGGTGCGCCAGGACGGCGAGAGCGGTGGTCTGACCGTACCCAACGGCACGGCGCAAGCCATCCTGATGCGCGAGGCGTTGGCCAGCGCGATGCTCACGCCCGCCGACGTCCAGTACGTCGAGGCGCACGGGACCGGCACCTCCCTCGGCGACCCGATCGAAATGGGAGCGATCGACTCCGTGTTGTCCGCCGCCCACCGTGGGGGCGACCCGGTGATCGTCGGCTCGGTCAAGACCAACATCGGCCACATGGAAGCCGCCGCCGGAGTGGGTGGCGTCATCAAGACCGTGCTGCAGCTCGGCGAAGGTGTGGTCTACCCGCACATCAACCTGGACACGCCGTCCCGGCACATTCCCTGGGACCGCTACCACGTTGCCGTGCCGACGCAGCCGATGCCGTGGTCCGGCGGAACGCGGCGGGCCCTGGTCAACTCGTTCGGATTCGCCGGCACCATCGCCACCGTCGTTCTCGAACAGGCTCCGCCGACGCAGGCCGTCACCCCGCCCACCGACGACGACCGGTCCGTGTTCACGCTGTCGGCCCGGACCCAGTCGGCGCTGCGTGCCCTGGCGTCGCAGTACCGGCAGGTTCTCGCACAGCAGCCGGAGTTGTCCGTCGCCGATCTCTGCTACACCGCCAACATCGGCCGGTCGCACTTCAACGTACGGCTGGCCGGTCCGGTCACCACCCGGGCGGACGTCGAAGCGCTGCTGGACAAGCAGGCGACCGGATCCACCGAGGACGCGGGAGCGGCCTCGGCCGGCGAAGGCGAGTTCCGGGGCGGAAACGTCGCGTTCCTGTTTACCGGTCAGGGTTCGCAATACCCTGGTATGGGATCGGCGCTGTACGAGCGGTATCCCACCTTCCGCGAGTCGTTCGACGAATGCGATCGGTTGTTCGGGCCGCTGCTCGGTCGATCCATCAAGGATCTCGTCTTCGCCGCTGACGGCGCGGACGGGCAGGAGATCCACCAGACCGCCTACACCCAGCCAGCCCTGTTCGCCCTCGAGTACGCCACCGCCCAGCTCTGGATCTCCTGGGGCGTACGACCCACCATCCTGCTCGGCCACAGCATCGGTGAGATCGTCGCCGCGACGATGGCCGGGCTGTTCAGCCTGTCGGACGCGGTCACCCTCGTCGCCGCCCGGGCGCGCCTGATGCAGTCGGTTTCCACGCCCGGCGGCATGGTCGCCGTCCGCGCCACGGCGGCCGACGTGGCACCGCTGCTGGCTGGCTACCCGGACGTCAGCTTCGGCGCGATCAACTCGCCCGAGCAGTGCGTCGTCTCGGGAGGCATCGCCTCGCTGGCCGCGATCACAGAACAACTCGAGGCGCGGGGCGTCAAGTCCAAGGCGTTGCCGGTGTCGCACGCGTTCCACTCGCCGTTGATGGCGGAGGTGTTCGACGCGTTCCGGGAGGCGATCAAAGAAATCGAATACCATGAGCCCGAGCTCAGCTTCGTATCGAACCTGACCGGATCGGTGGCGTCGCTGGCCGAGGTCGGCAACCCCGACTACTGGGTGCGACACATCGGCGAGCCGGTCAACTTCGCCGCCGGCATGGCCTTCGTGCAGGCCCGGGGCCGGCACGTCTTCGTGGAGGTCGGACCGTCCGCGGCGTTGACCGCGATGGGCCGACAGTGCGGTGATCCGTCGCCGCACCTGTGGCTGAGCAGCCTGCAACCCGACGACACCGAAGGCCGGACCATCCGTCGGTCGTTGGCCCGCAGCTACACGGCGGGACTCGCCATCTCCTGGTCCGGCTACCACCGTGGGTCGCCGCGTCGACGGGTCGACCTGCCGACGTACGCGTTCGACAAGAAGCGCTACTGGCTCCCGGTTCCGCCCGGTGGCGGGCGGTTCGCGCCGTCGGCGACGTCGACCGTCAGCGAGCATCACCCACTGCTCGGCGCCGAGGTCTCCACGGCCGAGCAGCGGGCGGCCGGCCAGCGCGAGTTCTCCACCCGGTTGTCCCCACAGACCCCCGCCTACCTGGCCGACCACGTGGTGATGGGCCAGACCGTGTTCCCCGGTGCCGGCTACGTCGAGGTGCTGTTCGCCGCGCAGGACGCCGTGTTCGGCGAGACCACCCGCCCGGTCCGTGACGTCGCGATCCACGAGCCGCTGTTCCTGCCCGAGGACGACCTGACCGAGGTACGGACCCGGCTGTCCACCGACGCGGACGGCACCTGCCAGGTGGAGATCGTCAGCCGGCTCGCCGCCCGCGACGGTGGTGCCATCGAACGCCGGCACGTCACCGCCCGGCTCGGCGCCGAACCTGACGGCCCGGCCGGCTCGGCGGACCTGATCGCCGACCTGCGCGACCAGGACGCCCGCCGGGGTACGCCGATCACCGTGCACCGGGCCGACGACCTCTACGCCGACTTCGCCGACCTGGGACTGCCGTACGGTCCGGAGTTCCGCCGCATCCGGACGGTGGAGCAGCACCCGGACGGGTTCGCCGTCGGCGACCTGCGGGGGATCGACACCGCTACCGTCGGGCACCTGCACGCCTCCGTCCTCGACTGTGCCATGCAGACCCTGGCCGGCGTCGCCGACCTCGGTGACACCTATCTCCCGGTGGGGTTCAGCCGGGTCACCCTGCTGAAGAAGCCCAAGAACGACCTGCGTACGCTGCTGCGGCTCAACCGGCCCGACCCGGCGGCCGGACCGGCTGCCGAGCTCACCGCCGACATCGTCGTCCTGGAGGGCGACCGGCCGGTGTTCGTGGTGCATCAGGCGCGGCTCAAGCGGGTGGCGAACACGTCCGGCGGCGCCGGGCGGGGGATGCTGCACGAGCCCCGCTGGCTACGCCGTTCGCACGTGGCGGCGCGGACCGGTGGTGACACCCGCCGCCAGGTCCTCGTGGTGCACCGGACCGAGTCCGACTTCGCCACGGTGTCCGAGTCGCTGGCCGAAGCCGGCATCGGAGTGCGGTTCGCCGCCGACGCGGCCCAGATCCGGTCACTGCTCGCCGCCGACACCACGATCACCGACCTGTACTGGTTCTGGCGTACCGCGCCGGACCTCGCCGGTGAGGCCCGGCTGCGGGCCGAGACCGAGGTCAACTACCGCGACCTGCTCACCCTGGTCGCCCAACTCGACGGGGTCGGCGTCGGCCGGGACCTACGGGTCACCCTGGTCACCGAGGCCGCCCAGCTGCTGCCCGGTGACGTGACCACCGGCCGCGACGACGAGAGCCTGGTCGCCTCCTCGCTGTGGGGTTTCGGGCACGTCATGCTCAACGAGTACCCGGCACTGCGGACGACCCTGCTCGACCTGCCCGCCAACCCGTCCGGGGTCGCGGATCTGCGGCCGCTGGTCGACGAGCTGGTCGCCGGTGACTCCGGTGGTGACGAGTTCCAGGTCGCGTACCGGGACGGGCTCCGTTTCGTGCGGCGGGTGTTCCCGCAACCGGCCGGTCCCGGATCCGACGACAACGTCGAGCTGACCATCACCGAGTACGGCCAGTTCGCCAACATCAAGCCGGTGCCGGTTCCGGACGTGGACCCGGTCGGTGACGAGATCGCGGTCAGCATCGAGGCGGCCGGACTGAACTTCAAGGACGTGCTCAACGCCCTCGGCATGCTCAAGCAGTACGCCGTCGACAACGGCATCGAGTACAAGCCCCTGCCGCTGGGCTTCGAAGCGTCCGGCACCGTCGTCGCGGCCGGCCCGGACGCCGAGTTCGCGGTCGGCGACGACGTGGTGCTCAGCCAACTCGGCTGCATGCGTCGCCGGATGACGGTGTCGTCCACGGTCGCCGTCCGCAAGCCCACCGAACTGGGCTTCGCCGAGGCCGCCGGCCTGTCCGCCGCGTACGTCACGGCCTACTACGCCCTGCACAACCTGGCCGGCATCAAGGCCGGGGACCGGGTGCTCATCCACGCGGCGGCCGGCGGTGTCGGCCAGGCGGCCGTCCAGCTCGCGCAGCTCGCCGGCGCCGAGGTGTTCGCCACGGCCAGCCCGCGCAAGTGGTCGTTGCTGCGGTCGCAGGGCGTCGAACATGTGATGAACTCCCGGACGCTCGAGTTCTCCGACGAGATCCTGCGCATCACCGAGGGACGCGGTGTCGACATCGTCCTGAACAGCCTCAACAAGGAATACGTCCCCGCCGGGCTGCGCGCGCTCGGCACCGACGGTCGGTTCGTCGAACTCGGCAAGATCGGCATCTGGTCCACCGAACAGGTTCGTGCCGAACGCCCGGACGTGGACTACCACAACTTCGACCTGAGCGAGTTCGCGCCGGACGAGCTGAACCGGCTCAACAAAAACATCCTGCAGACCGTCGTGGACCTCATCGACGCCGGGAAGGTCAAGGCGTTGCCGACCGTCGCCTACACCCTGGACGAGGTCGAAGAGGCGTTCGGGGTACTGAGCCGGGGCGCGAACACCGGCAAGCTGGTGCTGCTGTTCGGCGACGACCGTCCGGCTGAGCAACCGCTTGTGGTCACGCCCGACCTGACCTACCTCATCACCGGTGGACTCGGCGCGCTCGGCGTCGCCACCGCGCGCAAACTGGTGGACCTGGGCGCCCGGCACATCGCCATGGTCTCCCGACGGGACCTGCCGGAGGCCGAGGTCAGCGCGGTGGCCGGGTCACTCGGTGACGACGTCGTGCTCTCCGTACACCGGGGTGACGTCGCCGTCGCCGCCGACGTGGACCGGATCATGGCGGACATCGCCGGGTCGGGTGCCCCGCTGGGCGGGGTGATCCACGCCGCAGGTGTGCTCGCCGACGCCCCGATCGCCAACCAGACCTGGGAGAGCTTCGAACGGGTCCTGGCACCAAAGGTGTACGGGACGTGGTTGCTGCACCGGGCGGCGGCGGCCGTACCCACCCTGGGGTTCTTCGTGGCGTACTCCTCGGTGGCGTCGATCATCGGCGCGGCCGGACAGAGCAACTACGCCGCCGGAAACGCGTACATGGACGGTCTGATGCGGTGGCGGGTCGCCCAGGGGCGGCCCGGTCTGAGCGTCAACTGGGGTCCCTGGGCCGAGATCGGCATGGCCGCCGAGCTGACGGCGGCCCAGATCCGCAGCATCGAGGACCGGGGCGTCAAGTTCGTCAAGCCCAGCGACGCGACCCGGGCACTGGTCAAGGTCATCGGCCGAGGAGTGCCGCAGAGCATCATCAGCGAGTTCGACTGGGACCGGTTCGTGTCCGGTCAGCCGGTGACCGACGCGCTGTACCGGCAGGTTCTGTCGCACGACGCCGGTCCGGTGCAGAAGGTCGACATGGACGAGCTGATGCGGCTCAACCGGACCGACCGGGACGCCGCGATCCGGACCATTCTCCGGTCCAAGGTCGCTTCGGTGTTGCACTTCGACTCGGTCGACGACATCGAGGTCGATGCCCGGTTCGTCGAGCTGGGGCTTGACTCGCTCGCCGCCGTCGAGCTCAAGAACGCATTGGAGTCGGTGTTCCAGGTGCCGTTGCCGACGTCGATCCTGTTCGACTATCCGGCGGTCGGCTCACTCGCGGCCTTCATCGGTGAACAGCTCGCCCCGGCGGGCGCCGACGACGCGGCGACGGTCGAGCAGAAGGCGGACGACGACCAGTCCGACGTGCGAGGGCTGGACGACAGTGCTGCGGACGCCGAGCTCGACGCCCTGCGGGCGTTGGTGCAGTGATTATCCGGACACGCTCGGTGGACCGGTGACGGGGAGCCCACGATGACGAGCTACATCGACCAGCTCGAGGCGATGTCGAAGAAGCAGCTGATGGTGATGCTGGCCCGGCAACGTCTCCAGGAGACGCAGGCCATCGCGGTCGTCGGAATGGGCTGCCGGTTTCCCGGCGGGATCACCGATCCGGCGGGCTTGTGGGCGCTGGTGCGGGAGGGCCGGGTCGTGCCGACGGAGTCGGCCGGCCCGCCCCGCGACAGCCTCGGCCGGCCACGCTGGAACCTGGACGCCCCCGATCTCGCTCCGATGGCGGACCTGCTCGGCTCCGGGGGGTACCTCGACTCGATCGACCTGTTCGACGCCGACTTCTTCGGGATCAGCGCGCAGGAGGCGGAGCGGATGGACCCGCAGCAGCGGCTGCTGCTGGAGGTCACCGTCCAGGCCCTGGCCGACGCCAACCTGACCCGCGCCGAGCTGCGGCGACGCCGGCTGGGGATCTTCATGGGCGCCAGTACGGTGGAGTATCCGCTGGCCTGGATCCGCAATCGGATGACCGTCGACGACCTGTCCCCGCACATGGCCCTCGGCAACACGCTCAGCTGTACCTCCGGGCGGATCGGATTCGTGCTGGGGGCCAACGGGCCGGCCATGACGGTCGAGACGTCGTCGTCGTCCGCTCTCACCGCGATGCACCTGGCCGTGCAGTCGCTGCGTCGGCGCGAATGCGACATCGCACTCGTCGGCGCGTGCCAGCTGCTGCTGTCGCCGTTCACGACCGCCGTGCTGGCCAAGCCGGGCATGCTGTCGGCGGCGGGGCGAAGCCGCCCGTTCACCGCCCACGCCGACGGACATGTCCGAGGCGAGGGCTGCGGGGTGCTGGTCCTCAAACGTCAGGCCGACGCGGCCGCGGACGGTGACCTCACCTACGCGTTGGTACGCGGAACGGTCGTCCATTCGCAGGGCGACCGGCCGTCGATGGCGATGTCCACCTCGGCGGGACAGCGCACCGCCATCGAGTCGGCGTTGCGCGACGCGGGCGTCGGGCCACTCGACGTGCAGTACGTCGAAGCACAGGCGAACGGCTCACGGCTGGGCGGCATGATCGAGGCCGAGTCGCTGGCGCAGACCTACCAGCGAGGCTCGGCTGCGGCTCCGGCGCTCTACCTCGGCTCGTGCAAAGCCAACCTCGGATACCTGGAGACGGCGTCCGGCGTGGCCGGGATCATGAAGACGGTGCTGGCTCTCGCCCACGGCGAGATCCCGCCGCAGCCGGGTGCCGACGAGCTCGATCCCGGCGTGGCCTGGGACCAGATGGCGCTGCGCTTCGCCAGCAAGCCGGTGCCCTGGCCGGTCGCGCAGCGACGGATGGCGGGGGTCAGCGCGTTCGGGTTCACCGGCATCAACGCGCACGTGATCCTGGAAGGTAGCTCCCCGACGGGGCCGGCTCGTACCGAGGCGGCCGCGCTCGATCCGGACGACGCCGAACCGGTCCGGGCCGAGGCGGCACGGGCCGAGGCGGCACTGTTGCTGGTGTCGGCGCACACCGACGAGGCGCTGGCGGCGACCGCCGCCGCCCTGCACCAGTACCTCGCGGAGCGGGCCGACTGGGAGGTCGCGACGGTCTGCCGCACCCTGGCCCACGGCCGGGATCACCTTCCGGTCCGGTCGGCGGCAGTGGTGGCGGACCGCTCCGACGTGCTGGACCGGCTGGCCGCGCTCGCCGCCGGTCGGTCCGTCGAGCAGCCGGACCCGACCGGGTCAGCGGCCGCCGCGACCGGGCCGGCCTCCGCCGGGTCTCCGGTCGCCTCGGCGGTGTCGACCCTTGCCGCCATCGGCGAGCGGTACGTAGCCGGCACGGAGGTCGACCTCGCTGACGTGACCGGCGCCGGCCCGATGTGCCGGCTGCCCGGTCCCGCGTTGATCGGACGTAGTTTCTGGCCGGACGGCTATCGATGGTCCTGACAGGCAAGCGGATGGGACGGGCGACATGTACCACCCTCAGTTGAAGACCGTCGTCGACACGGTCACCTTCCACGCTGGCCGGATTCCGGACAGTGTCGCCATCGAATGCGAGGGCCGTGAGGTCACCTTCGCGGCGTTGCACTCCGGCAGCAACCAGACCGCACAGGCCCTCGTCGCCGCCGGAGTCGCACCCGGGGACCGGGTGGGCTTCCTCGGCCGGGAGTCGGAGCGGTACTACGAGATCTTCTTCGCCTGCGCCAAGGCGGGCGCGGTGCTCGTACCGATCAACTGGCGGCTGGCGTCCGGCGAGGTAGAGCACATCCTGCGGGATTCGGCAGCCGTGCTCGTCTTCGCCGAACGCGAGTTCCTCGCCACGGTGCACGCCGCCGCCGACGGCACAGCCGACGGCGGGGCCGACGACGGCGTGACCTCGGGCACCACGTCTAGGGTCGTCGTCGACCTGGACGGCGACGGCGCGCCCGGCGAGGCGTTCGCGCGCTGGAAGGCCGCCTACCCCGACGAGGACCCGAGCGGGCAGGTCAGCCCCGAAGATCCGATCGTGCAGCTCTACACCAGCGGCACGACCGGCCTGCCCAAAGGGGTCGTCCTGCCGCATCGCAGCTTCTTCCGGATCAACGATCTGCTGGTCGAACACGGCCGCGACTGGATCGACTGGCAGCCGGGCGACAAGAGCCTGATCGGCATTCCCGGGTTCCACGTCGCAGGCATCTGGTGGGCGATGCAGGCGATGAACGCCGGCGTCCCCAGCGTCTCCATGCGCAGTTTCGTCAGCACCGAGGCCGCCCGGCTGATCCGCGAGCGCGGCATCACCACGACGCTCGTGGTGCCGGCCATGCTGCAGATGATCCTCGCCGAGCCACGTACCGGCCCCGACGACTTCGCCAGTCTGCGCAAGGTCGCCTACGGTGGGTCGCCGATCTCCGAAAGCCTGCTGCGGCAGTGTATCGAGGTCATGGGCTGCGAGTTCGCCCAGCTCTACGGTCTCACCGAGACCGGCAACTGTGTGGTCTGCCTGCCGCCCGCCGACCACGTGCCGGGCAGCCCGCTGTTGCGGGCCGCCGGGCTGCCGTTGCCCGGGGTCCAGCTGCGGATCATCGACTCCGAGGGTGCGGACCTGCCCGCCGGTACGGTGGGCGAGGTCTGTGTCCGTACTCCCGCGATCATGATCGAATACTGGGGATTGAAGGCGGCCACCGACGAGGTCCTGCGGGACGGCTGGTTCCGCACCGGCGACGCCGGCCACCTCAACGACGACGGCTACCTGTTCATCTCCGACCGAATCAAGGACGTCATCATCGTCGCTGGTGAGAACGTCTATCCAGCCGAGGTCGAGAACGCCCTGTGTCGGCATCCGGCGGTCGCCGAGGCCGCGGTGATCGGCGTACCGGACGAGAAATGGGGCGAGTCGGTCCGGGCGTTTGTCGTGCTGCGGCCGGACACCCAGGCCACACCTCGTGAGTTGATGCTGTCGCTGCGCGGGCAGATCGCCGACTTCAAGATCCCTGCTCGGTACGATATTGTGGACAGTATTCCCCGTAATCCCAGTGGGAAGATTCTCCGCCGGGTTCTCCGTGACGAGTTCTGGGCGCACGCCGACCGGAACGTGAACTGAAGGGGAAGTCCTCGATGAACGTCGCGCTCCTCGCTGTCAAGACCGGACTGCGCGCCACGTCCGTGGTCGCTCCGGGACTGGCCGGGAAGATGGCCTTCGCCCTGTTCTGCCGGCTCAAGAGCCCCGCGCCGGTGCGCGCGACGGACGCCGAGATGCACGCGCAGGCGGTCGTCGATCACATGATCCACGATGGCCGGCGCATCGCCCTCTATCAGTGGGGCGACGGCGCGAACCCCGTGCTGATGGTGCACGGCTGGGAGTCGCGGGGCTCGCGGTACGCCACCTTGGCCAAGGAACTGCTCGCTCGCGGCTTCAGCCCGGTCACGTTCGACGCCCCGGGCAACGGCGACTCCGAAGGCAACCGCACCACCTTGCTGGAGTACGCCACGATCATCGAGGAACTGCACCGCAGGTACGGCCCGTTCCGGGCGATCGTGTCCCATTCCTTCGGGACGCTCGCCACGTTCCAGGCCCTCCGCGCCGGAGTCAAGGCCGACAAGGTCGCGACGATCTGCGGGGTCAGCGAGTTCAGCTATCTCGTCGACGTGTTCAGCGACGTCCTGGGTCTGACCCCGAAGGTGCGCAGCGACCTGACCGTTCGGTTCGCCGGCCTGTTCCCGCAGGAACACGACATCTACCGCCGGTTCTCCGCGACGCACGAAGCGGAGAGCGTGACGATCCCCGTACTCGTCGTTCACGACACCGACGATGCCAAGGTGTCGATGCGGCAGGCGCAGACGATGGCCGACGCGTTCCCCAACGCGCGGCTGGTCACCACCAGCGGACTCGGCCACAACCGGATCCTCACCGACCCGACGACCATCGGCGTGATCGCCGACTTCGTGACGGAAACGGCACAGTGACGCCCGTGCCGTCCGGCGCCGATCAGGCCCCGGTGTAGGCGAACGCCGCCCAGTACCTCGGATCGGCGTAGGGAAACGCGCCCGGCTGTCCGGCCGGAGCGATCCCCGGTAGCAACGCCACCAGATCCGCTGTGGACGCGGTGCGCAGCCAGCCCTGCGCCCGGTGTAGTGCGATCGCCGGTTCGTCGCCGTGTCGGCACCACCGCTCGTAGAAGGCGGTCATC
The sequence above is a segment of the Solwaraspora sp. WMMD406 genome. Coding sequences within it:
- a CDS encoding type I polyketide synthase; the encoded protein is MTEQISHVRNDDLVRDLLMEKYEPIAIVGMGLRLPGGNETPEEFADFLRSGRAGTGPIPSDRWDVEGLYSDVDGEKGKVLTAGGGFVSGIDEFDPRFFNISPKEAGYVDPQHRLVLECAWKALEHANIDPTSLRDGNGGVYLGISSMDYTIEVDRLDPTELTSHIAAGTAHSAMSGRLSYFLGWRGPCMSIDTACSSSLVALHVAVQGLRRRECDIALAGGVNAVHHPRNHVVFSQANMLAADGRCKTFDDKADGYSRSEGCGVIVLKRLSDAKRDGDTILALVRGSSVRQDGESGGLTVPNGTAQAILMREALASAMLTPADVQYVEAHGTGTSLGDPIEMGAIDSVLSAAHRGGDPVIVGSVKTNIGHMEAAAGVGGVIKTVLQLGEGVVYPHINLDTPSRHIPWDRYHVAVPTQPMPWSGGTRRALVNSFGFAGTIATVVLEQAPPTQAVTPPTDDDRSVFTLSARTQSALRALASQYRQVLAQQPELSVADLCYTANIGRSHFNVRLAGPVTTRADVEALLDKQATGSTEDAGAASAGEGEFRGGNVAFLFTGQGSQYPGMGSALYERYPTFRESFDECDRLFGPLLGRSIKDLVFAADGADGQEIHQTAYTQPALFALEYATAQLWISWGVRPTILLGHSIGEIVAATMAGLFSLSDAVTLVAARARLMQSVSTPGGMVAVRATAADVAPLLAGYPDVSFGAINSPEQCVVSGGIASLAAITEQLEARGVKSKALPVSHAFHSPLMAEVFDAFREAIKEIEYHEPELSFVSNLTGSVASLAEVGNPDYWVRHIGEPVNFAAGMAFVQARGRHVFVEVGPSAALTAMGRQCGDPSPHLWLSSLQPDDTEGRTIRRSLARSYTAGLAISWSGYHRGSPRRRVDLPTYAFDKKRYWLPVPPGGGRFAPSATSTVSEHHPLLGAEVSTAEQRAAGQREFSTRLSPQTPAYLADHVVMGQTVFPGAGYVEVLFAAQDAVFGETTRPVRDVAIHEPLFLPEDDLTEVRTRLSTDADGTCQVEIVSRLAARDGGAIERRHVTARLGAEPDGPAGSADLIADLRDQDARRGTPITVHRADDLYADFADLGLPYGPEFRRIRTVEQHPDGFAVGDLRGIDTATVGHLHASVLDCAMQTLAGVADLGDTYLPVGFSRVTLLKKPKNDLRTLLRLNRPDPAAGPAAELTADIVVLEGDRPVFVVHQARLKRVANTSGGAGRGMLHEPRWLRRSHVAARTGGDTRRQVLVVHRTESDFATVSESLAEAGIGVRFAADAAQIRSLLAADTTITDLYWFWRTAPDLAGEARLRAETEVNYRDLLTLVAQLDGVGVGRDLRVTLVTEAAQLLPGDVTTGRDDESLVASSLWGFGHVMLNEYPALRTTLLDLPANPSGVADLRPLVDELVAGDSGGDEFQVAYRDGLRFVRRVFPQPAGPGSDDNVELTITEYGQFANIKPVPVPDVDPVGDEIAVSIEAAGLNFKDVLNALGMLKQYAVDNGIEYKPLPLGFEASGTVVAAGPDAEFAVGDDVVLSQLGCMRRRMTVSSTVAVRKPTELGFAEAAGLSAAYVTAYYALHNLAGIKAGDRVLIHAAAGGVGQAAVQLAQLAGAEVFATASPRKWSLLRSQGVEHVMNSRTLEFSDEILRITEGRGVDIVLNSLNKEYVPAGLRALGTDGRFVELGKIGIWSTEQVRAERPDVDYHNFDLSEFAPDELNRLNKNILQTVVDLIDAGKVKALPTVAYTLDEVEEAFGVLSRGANTGKLVLLFGDDRPAEQPLVVTPDLTYLITGGLGALGVATARKLVDLGARHIAMVSRRDLPEAEVSAVAGSLGDDVVLSVHRGDVAVAADVDRIMADIAGSGAPLGGVIHAAGVLADAPIANQTWESFERVLAPKVYGTWLLHRAAAAVPTLGFFVAYSSVASIIGAAGQSNYAAGNAYMDGLMRWRVAQGRPGLSVNWGPWAEIGMAAELTAAQIRSIEDRGVKFVKPSDATRALVKVIGRGVPQSIISEFDWDRFVSGQPVTDALYRQVLSHDAGPVQKVDMDELMRLNRTDRDAAIRTILRSKVASVLHFDSVDDIEVDARFVELGLDSLAAVELKNALESVFQVPLPTSILFDYPAVGSLAAFIGEQLAPAGADDAATVEQKADDDQSDVRGLDDSAADAELDALRALVQ